CGGATTGACCGTGATGATCGCCTGACGCACCGAGTCGAGCCAACCGTGGCTCTGACCCTCGGCATCCAGCCCGTAATACAGCGGCACGATGTCGTCTTCCAGCGTGCGGTACAGGCTGAAGCTGTCGGCGTCGTCCTGAAGGTTCAGGTCGGCGTATTCGCGCTCGTCCCCGATGGGCCAGCCGTTCTTGCCGTCGTAGCCCTCGCGCCACCAGCCGTCCAGCACGCTGAAGTTGGGTGCGCCGTTGAAGCTCGCCTTCATGCCGCTGGTGCCCGAAGCTTCCAGCGGGCGGCGCGGGTTGTTCATCCACACGTCCACGCCCTGCACAAGGTGGCGGGCCACGTTCATGTCGTAGTTCTCCAGAATCACGATCTTGCCCCGGAACTCTGGCTCCTGGGCGGTGCGGTAGATCTCCTGGATGAACGCCTTGCCGGGGTTGTCGGCGGGGTGGGCCTTGCCCGCGAACACGAACTGCACCGGGCGCTGCGGATCGTTGACGATCTTGGCGAGGCGGGCCTTGTCGCGGAACAGCAGCGTCGCCCGCTTATAGGTAGCAAAGCGGCGGGCAAAGCCGATGGTCAGGGCATCGGGGTCGAGCAGGCTCTCGGTGGCGGCGATCTCGGCGGCGCTGGCTCCGTTGCGCTCAAGCTGGCGGGTCACGCTAGAGCGCACGAAGTCGATCATCTGCACCTTCATGCGGCGCTTGGTGCCCGCCAGGCTGGCGTCGGGAATGTCGCGCACCGCTTCCCACATGCCCCGGTCTTCCAGCCGCTCTGTCCAGTCGCTCGGCAGCACGCCCGCGAACAGGTCGCGGTACTCCTGCGCCAGGAAGGTCAGGTTGTGTGCGCCGTTCGTCACGTGTCCAATCGGCACTTCTTCCGGCTCTGCGCCCTGATACAGGAAGTTCCACAGGCCGCGCGACACCTCGCCGTGCAGTTCCGACACGCCGTTGGCAGCGCGACTCATGCGGAGGGCGAACACGCTCATCGAGAAGCTCGGAACCCAGTGATTGTCCCAGTACTGCTCCTGGCGGGCCAGTTCGTACAGTTCGTCGCGGCTGGTGGCGAGCTGCGCGGGCCACTCGCCCAGGTACTTGTCGGTCAGGTCGTAGGGGTACGCGTCGTTGCCTGCCGGAACCGGGGTGTGGGTGGTAAACAGCGTGGCGGCGGCGACAGCCTCGGTGGCGGTGCGGAAATCCTGCCCGCGTGCCACCTCCTCACGGATGCGCTCCAGCACCATGAACGCTGCATGGCCCTCGTTCATGTGGTACACGCTTGCCTGCACATTCATCACGCGCAGCGCCCGCACGCCACCCACGCCCAGCAGCAGGTACTGCTGGATACGCAGTTCCTGATTGCCGCCGTACAGCCGGGCGGTCAGCTTGCGGTCGTCCTCGCTGTTCTCGGGAACGTTGCTGTCGAGCAGCAGCACCCGGATGCGCCCCACCTGAAGCGTCCACACGCGCAGCACGATCTCGCGCCCGGAGATACGCACGCTCACGCGGGCTTCGTCGCCTGCGGGGGTGCGGGCCAGGCGAATCGGCAGGGTGGTCAGGTCGAGCTGATCGTAACTTTCCTGCTGCCAGCCGTCTTTGTTGAAGAGCTGGGTGAAATACCCCTGATGAAACAGCATGCCGACTGCCGTAAAGGGCAGCCCCAGATCAGACGCGCTCTTGCAGTGGTCGCCTGCCAGCACGCCCAGACCGCCCGAATAGATCGGCAGACACTCGTGATACGCGTATTCCATGCTGAAGTACGCCACGCCGTTGCCGCCCTGGCCGAGTTCGGCAGCGTGCTGACTCGCCCAGGTATCCTTTTTGCCCATGTAGGCGTCGAAATCGGCCATGACGGCGGCGTACTGCGCCAGATACGCCGGGTCGGACGCCACCTGCGTCAGCCGCTCGGCACTGACTTCCAGCATGGTACGCACCGGATTGTGTTGGAAGCGGTTCCAGACGCCCTCGTCGAGAATGGAGTACAGTTCCTGTGCCCTCGGCGTCCATGACCAGTACATGTTGTAGGCGAGTTCTTCAAGGCGCACGATGGCCTCTGGCAGTCTGGGAAGCACGGTCACTTTGCCGATCACGTTCATGAGCTTCAGCTTACACCATCGTTTATAGAGAGCCGAGCGTACGCCTAGCCGGGGTGTTTGTGGCAGCCCTTGCTGCGGCTCTGACACTTTGCAGGCATGCTGGCAGTATGCTCACCAACCTGACGCTGGCGGTTCTCGATCCAGAGCGCTCCCGCCGCTTCTACATGACGGCGTTCGGCCTGACCGAGACGAGGCGAAGTGCGCCCGGCATGGCGATGCTGGAAGTCGGCAACGGCGTCACGCTGCTGTTTCAGGATCATCAGGCGTCGAGCGCGGCTCCCACGCCCGGCGGTGTGGAACTGGGATTCGAGGTCGATGATGTCGAAAATACCCGCCATACCCTGCTGGCCCTGGGTGCAGAGGTAGGCGACGTGCAGACGATGGGCTGGGGCGGCGGTTTCGATGCCCGCGACCCCGACGGGCACGCGCTGACGGTGTTCCGCAGGCACCGGGAAGGCTGAGCCGCGACCTAAACGGCTGAGTGGGGCAGCACGGCGCGGCACCACTTCAATACAGCGCTGGCGACTTCCTCCGGCCCCAGGTCGGTGGTATCGATGCTGGCAAAGTTCCAGCGCGGATCGCCTGCTGTCCATGCGGCCCAGCGTTGCCACTGCATCTGCTCCCACCCGCCCTGCTGAATCGCAGCAGGCAGGTGCTGTGGATCGCGCAGATGGTGGCGCATCCACTCTGCGAAGGCGAGGTGCAGGGGCCACAGTTCTTCCGGGTCCCGGCGCTGCGCCAGTCGCTGCCGATGGGCGTGCGGCTGAAGATCGAGCAGGCACGCCGCGAACCCTTCCAGTCGGTCGAACGAAGGAGCCGCCACGACCTCGCCCGGAGGAACGGGATCGCCCGCCAGCAGCAGGTGTTTCCCCTGTGCCTGCAAGCTCACGGCCCGCTGCACAGCCGTCTCGACGACCTCCTGACGCCACGCCAGCGAAGGAAGCTCGGGGATGGGAACGAGGGTGGACAGCTCGGCATCTTCGACGGCAGGAGCAAGGGCAGCGCGAACTCGCAGCCGCACCGTGGTCTTGCCGACTCCACTGGCTCCGGTAATCAAGAGCAACATAGCTGGAGTGTAGACACCAACCCGGAGCGGCGGCATCGTCCAGATGACGTAGAAGGTACAGGTGAGCTACAGCACCAGCAGCAGTTCAGGTCGCCCGTCGACACATTCGGTGCGGTAGGCCAGCCGTTTGCGCCCCACCACCGGCCACCATTCAGCGGTCATGTCGGCCACGAAGTCCTGAAGGTTGGAGACGACCTGTTCGGCAAGCTGACACAGCGTCATCCAATCCATCACCGACGAGCAGGCCCAGAACTTCCCATAGCTGAACCTGTACTGGTCGTCCAGAACATCCAATGTGAAGGCTTCCGGCACCATCTCGCGCAGGTCACGGAACATGCGTTTCAGCAGCTCACGGTGCTAAGGCGACACCTTTACACGCCCAGCGGAACATCCACGCCCAGCTCGGCCAATACCGTGCGGATGGCCTGCGCGTCGATGCCGCTGCGGGCGTGAACACGCTCCACGCTGGCGTGCTCCTGAAACTCGTCGGGAATGCCCAGTACCCGGACGGGCGTGCTGATGCCCCACGCCGAGAGCTGTTCCAGCACCGCCGAGCCGAAGCCGCCGACCACGGTATTGTCTTCGACGGTAATCAGGGCGCGGGCCTGGCCTGCCAGTTCGCGCAGCATGGCGGTATCGAGCGGCTTCACGAAACGGGCATTGACGAGGCCGACGCCCGGCAGATCGTGGATGGCCTGCTCGGCGTACTCCAGCGCCTTGCCGCCCGCCAGAATCACCACATTTCCTTCCTCGGCGTCACGCAGGCGTTCCCAGGTGCCCCATTCCAGATCGGGCCAACTGTTGGCTGGGGGCGTCAGCGTCTCGCCGCGAGGGTAGCGGATGGCAACCGGGCCGCCGATTCGCATGGCTTCCTTCAGCATGCCGCGCAGCTCCAGTGCCGAACGTGGCAGCCCGATCTTCACGTTCGGAATGTTCCGCATGAAGCTCAGATCGAAAACGCCGTTGTGGGTGGCTCCGTCTGCGCCCACCACGCCGCCCCGGTCAATCGCGAAGATGACGCCCAGATTCTCGATAGCCACGTCGTGCAGCACTTGATCGTAGGCGCGTTGCAGGAAGGTGCTGTAGATCGCCACCACCGGTTTCAGCCCCTGGAGCGCCATGCCCGCTGCCGCCGTCACCGCCACGTCTTCGGCAATGCCCACGTCCAGATAGCGGTTGGGGTGCGCCCGGCTGTAACCCACCAGCCCCGACCCTTCGCGCATGGCAGGCGTAATCACGAACAGGCGCGGGTCGAGGCGGCTCAGTTCCGTCACGGCGTCGCCAAAGACGGCGCTCCAGCTCTGGCGCGGCAGTTCGCCTTCGGTGGGCAGGCTCGTCGCCTTGATGCTCTGTCCGGTGGCCGGGTCAAACCTGCTGGGGCCATGCCACTTGATCGGGTCTTCCTCGGCGTAGGTGAGGCCCTTGCCCTTGCGCGTCACCACATGCAGGATGGTCGGGCCGTCCAGCTCGTTCAGCCGCTCGATCAGGTACACCAGCTCTGAGATGTTGTGCCCGTCGACCGGCCCCACGTAGCGCACGCCCATCGCGGCAAAGGGGTTGATGCTGGCGGGGTCGAAGAAGTGCCGGGTGCTGGATTTGGCGCGGCTCATCAGGTCGGACAGCGGCTTGCTCAGAGCGCTGATGGCCTTCTTGCTGGCCCCCTCGCCTTCCTGAAACCAGCGCTGCACCTGCAACGTCCGCATGAATTTGCTCATCGCGCCGACGTTTTCCGAGATGCTCATCTCGTTGTCGTTCAGCACGATCAGCATCTTCCGCCCGCTGTCTCCGATGGTGTTCAGGGCGGCCAGTGCCATGCCGCCGGTCAGCGCTCCGTCTCCGATGACTGCGGCCACGCGGTAATCCTGCCCCAGCGCGTCTCTGGCCGTCGCCATGCCCAGCGCATTGGCGAGGCTGGTGCTGGCGTGCCCCACCGTGATGGCGTCGTGCGGTGACTCGCTGACCTTGGTAAAGCCGCTCAGACCGCCTTCTTTCTTGACGGTGCCCATCTGCCCCTTGCGTCCAGTCAGAAATTTATGGGCATACGCCTGATGTCCGACGTCGAAGAGAATGCGGTCGCGGGGGCTGTTCAGCACATAGTGCAGCGCCACGATCAGGTCGGTGGCTCCCAGTGACGAGGCAAGGTGCAGCCCACCGGGGGCCGCGATTCTGACGATCTCGTCGCGGAGTTCCTGCGCCAGCCTGGGCAACTGCTCGCGGCTCAGCTTTTTCAGGTCGTCGGGCGAGTCGATGCCGTCGAGCAGCGGTGTGCTGGACTCGCTGAGGGCGGGGACGCTGGGGGCCTTCTTCGCCTGACGGGGCTTGCTCATGGTTGGCCTCCACTGAAATTGCGTCCGGTCAGCAACAACCCTTCGGCGGTACGGACGTCACCGATGTAGGGCGAGAACCATTCTTCCTGCGACGCCGGAAACAGGCCGC
The nucleotide sequence above comes from Deinococcus ruber. Encoded proteins:
- the glgP gene encoding alpha-glucan family phosphorylase, with the translated sequence MNVIGKVTVLPRLPEAIVRLEELAYNMYWSWTPRAQELYSILDEGVWNRFQHNPVRTMLEVSAERLTQVASDPAYLAQYAAVMADFDAYMGKKDTWASQHAAELGQGGNGVAYFSMEYAYHECLPIYSGGLGVLAGDHCKSASDLGLPFTAVGMLFHQGYFTQLFNKDGWQQESYDQLDLTTLPIRLARTPAGDEARVSVRISGREIVLRVWTLQVGRIRVLLLDSNVPENSEDDRKLTARLYGGNQELRIQQYLLLGVGGVRALRVMNVQASVYHMNEGHAAFMVLERIREEVARGQDFRTATEAVAAATLFTTHTPVPAGNDAYPYDLTDKYLGEWPAQLATSRDELYELARQEQYWDNHWVPSFSMSVFALRMSRAANGVSELHGEVSRGLWNFLYQGAEPEEVPIGHVTNGAHNLTFLAQEYRDLFAGVLPSDWTERLEDRGMWEAVRDIPDASLAGTKRRMKVQMIDFVRSSVTRQLERNGASAAEIAATESLLDPDALTIGFARRFATYKRATLLFRDKARLAKIVNDPQRPVQFVFAGKAHPADNPGKAFIQEIYRTAQEPEFRGKIVILENYDMNVARHLVQGVDVWMNNPRRPLEASGTSGMKASFNGAPNFSVLDGWWREGYDGKNGWPIGDEREYADLNLQDDADSFSLYRTLEDDIVPLYYGLDAEGQSHGWLDSVRQAIITVNPEFSMQRQVIDYTQKYYLTLNTRSHAVQANGDALARDIGGWKSWIRQQWPHTSLQASAQLPASVQPGERVSISAQVNPAGINESDLRVEAVLKRGEHIIRVPLESKGQGRYETSIPLDESGLYSIGVRMMPEHEKLSSEFELGLLKWA
- the dxs gene encoding 1-deoxy-D-xylulose-5-phosphate synthase; the protein is MSKPRQAKKAPSVPALSESSTPLLDGIDSPDDLKKLSREQLPRLAQELRDEIVRIAAPGGLHLASSLGATDLIVALHYVLNSPRDRILFDVGHQAYAHKFLTGRKGQMGTVKKEGGLSGFTKVSESPHDAITVGHASTSLANALGMATARDALGQDYRVAAVIGDGALTGGMALAALNTIGDSGRKMLIVLNDNEMSISENVGAMSKFMRTLQVQRWFQEGEGASKKAISALSKPLSDLMSRAKSSTRHFFDPASINPFAAMGVRYVGPVDGHNISELVYLIERLNELDGPTILHVVTRKGKGLTYAEEDPIKWHGPSRFDPATGQSIKATSLPTEGELPRQSWSAVFGDAVTELSRLDPRLFVITPAMREGSGLVGYSRAHPNRYLDVGIAEDVAVTAAAGMALQGLKPVVAIYSTFLQRAYDQVLHDVAIENLGVIFAIDRGGVVGADGATHNGVFDLSFMRNIPNVKIGLPRSALELRGMLKEAMRIGGPVAIRYPRGETLTPPANSWPDLEWGTWERLRDAEEGNVVILAGGKALEYAEQAIHDLPGVGLVNARFVKPLDTAMLRELAGQARALITVEDNTVVGGFGSAVLEQLSAWGISTPVRVLGIPDEFQEHASVERVHARSGIDAQAIRTVLAELGVDVPLGV
- a CDS encoding VOC family protein gives rise to the protein MLTNLTLAVLDPERSRRFYMTAFGLTETRRSAPGMAMLEVGNGVTLLFQDHQASSAAPTPGGVELGFEVDDVENTRHTLLALGAEVGDVQTMGWGGGFDARDPDGHALTVFRRHREG